One genomic segment of Erysipelotrichaceae bacterium 66202529 includes these proteins:
- a CDS encoding DUF3440 domain-containing protein has protein sequence MIKRYLDLNVYEALLERFHFIFQEFDSIYISFSGGKDSGLLLYLLLDFRDWNYPDKTIGVFHQDFEAQYSATTRYVEETFQMLEKRPHVELYWICLPMATRTALSSYEMYWYPWDDKKADSWVRPMPEHDYVFNLTHNPMTTYHYKMHQEDLARQFGRWYRISHNNKKTICLLGIRADESLQRYSGFLNKKYGYKGQCWITHQFKDVWTASPLYDWSVNDIWHAYYRFDYPYNELYDLFYKAGLTVSQMRVASPFQDYAKDSLNLYRVIDPQIWTKLLGRVQGANFTSIYSKTRAMGYRNITLPEGHTWQSYTKFLLATLPKRLQKNYVDKFNKSLKFWHTVGGGLEEETIQELIEHGYHIKRNGISNYTIFKNSRIIFLDKIPDHTDDIKSTKDIPSWKRMCFCILKNDHICRFMGFGLTREQQKKLDYLKDKYRTVEELNDDKKSRI, from the coding sequence ATGATAAAAAGATATCTGGATTTGAATGTATATGAAGCCTTATTGGAACGATTCCATTTTATTTTCCAGGAATTCGATTCCATTTATATTTCTTTTTCCGGTGGAAAAGACAGTGGACTGCTGCTGTATCTTCTGCTTGATTTTCGGGATTGGAACTATCCGGATAAAACGATTGGAGTATTCCATCAGGATTTTGAAGCCCAGTATTCAGCCACGACAAGATATGTAGAGGAAACCTTCCAGATGCTGGAAAAACGCCCTCATGTAGAATTGTATTGGATCTGCCTTCCTATGGCTACACGTACGGCACTGAGCAGCTATGAAATGTACTGGTACCCTTGGGATGATAAAAAGGCAGACAGCTGGGTACGTCCAATGCCGGAACATGATTATGTGTTCAATTTGACACATAATCCCATGACGACCTATCACTATAAGATGCACCAGGAAGACCTTGCAAGACAATTTGGCAGATGGTATCGCATATCCCATAACAATAAGAAAACGATCTGTCTTCTGGGAATTCGTGCCGATGAATCCTTACAGCGCTACAGCGGTTTTCTTAATAAGAAATACGGCTACAAAGGACAGTGCTGGATCACCCATCAGTTTAAAGATGTCTGGACTGCGTCCCCTCTGTATGACTGGTCGGTCAATGATATCTGGCATGCCTACTATCGCTTTGATTATCCATATAATGAATTATATGATTTATTTTACAAGGCCGGCCTGACGGTTTCCCAGATGCGCGTAGCCTCCCCTTTTCAAGACTATGCCAAGGATTCGCTGAATCTTTATCGGGTCATCGATCCCCAGATATGGACAAAGCTGCTCGGGCGTGTGCAGGGCGCAAATTTTACTTCTATCTATTCAAAAACAAGAGCTATGGGATACCGTAACATCACGCTTCCCGAGGGTCATACGTGGCAATCCTATACCAAATTTTTGCTGGCAACGCTGCCGAAACGCCTGCAGAAAAATTATGTCGATAAGTTTAATAAATCTCTAAAGTTCTGGCATACTGTTGGCGGCGGATTAGAGGAAGAGACCATTCAAGAGCTGATAGAACATGGATACCATATCAAGAGAAACGGCATATCCAACTATACGATATTTAAAAATTCACGCATTATTTTTCTGGATAAGATTCCAGATCATACAGATGATATCAAGTCTACAAAGGATATACCAAGCTGGAAACGGATGTGTTTCTGCATTTTAAAAAACGATCATATCTGCCGTTTCATGGGATTTGGTTTGACACGTGAACAGCAAAAAAAGTTAGATTACTTAAAAGATAAATATAGAACTGTGGAGGAACTAAACGATGACAAAAAGTCCCGTATATGA
- a CDS encoding YSIRK-targeted surface antigen transcriptional regulator gives MKLTGKELQNIKALHVTTKIPVHIYDLCFKLLKVYSSGNRYEIPYDFSRIHSENTDCRDLIWYEYGWLKEIFIFVRHKDVIITLGPFLTNHLESEEIEKLVEGDKMKSQPSVTGKEWFSYYENLPIYALGDIRDFVILLGAILNIDLEEIYSRRLHIEVYRNELELKSQALKRPFFQDFESEQYAFYYENKILELVAKGDLDTLKQGVAKIGCSVIPTWHNDSVRTEKNYTIVILEKLSSLALHMGKDVLETIRLREFYIKKLEQKEKLVDVLAVRDSAIIHFTKELHNLANSAYSPFILSVIQYINLKIYGPYKTSDVAKHFFLSESALRRHFKREVHMSITEYANQRKIAISKFFLATGMPIAECSKRLGFFDSSHFYRTFKKYEGITPKQFLNRTTQRDFDENFLLDKELY, from the coding sequence ATGAAACTTACAGGAAAAGAATTGCAGAATATAAAAGCACTCCATGTGACAACGAAAATACCTGTGCATATCTATGATCTTTGTTTCAAGCTGCTCAAAGTGTACAGTTCCGGGAACCGGTATGAGATCCCTTATGATTTCTCCCGTATCCATTCTGAAAACACGGACTGCAGAGATCTTATCTGGTATGAGTATGGCTGGCTGAAAGAAATCTTTATATTTGTCCGGCATAAGGATGTTATTATCACGCTTGGTCCGTTTTTAACAAATCATCTGGAGTCGGAAGAAATCGAGAAACTTGTGGAAGGAGATAAAATGAAATCGCAGCCCTCTGTCACAGGGAAGGAGTGGTTTTCTTACTATGAAAATCTACCGATCTACGCATTAGGGGATATTCGTGATTTCGTCATACTGCTGGGGGCAATCTTAAATATCGACCTGGAAGAAATTTATTCCAGAAGGCTTCATATAGAAGTTTATCGGAATGAATTGGAATTAAAAAGTCAGGCATTAAAGAGACCTTTTTTTCAGGATTTTGAATCCGAGCAATATGCCTTCTATTATGAAAATAAAATACTAGAACTTGTTGCAAAAGGAGACCTGGATACTTTGAAACAGGGGGTTGCCAAAATCGGATGCAGCGTGATCCCCACCTGGCATAATGATTCTGTACGCACAGAAAAAAACTATACCATTGTTATTCTGGAAAAACTGTCTTCCCTTGCTCTTCATATGGGAAAGGATGTACTGGAAACGATCCGGTTACGAGAATTTTACATAAAGAAACTGGAACAGAAAGAAAAACTGGTGGATGTCCTGGCGGTAAGGGATAGTGCGATTATCCATTTCACAAAAGAACTGCACAATCTGGCAAACAGTGCTTATTCACCTTTCATACTGTCTGTGATACAGTATATTAACCTAAAGATTTACGGACCATATAAAACATCTGATGTGGCAAAGCATTTTTTTCTTTCAGAAAGTGCGTTACGGCGGCACTTTAAAAGAGAGGTACATATGAGCATCACAGAATATGCCAATCAACGAAAGATAGCCATTTCAAAGTTTTTTTTAGCCACGGGGATGCCGATTGCAGAATGTTCAAAACGTTTAGGTTTTTTTGACAGTTCGCATTTCTATAGGACCTTTAAAAAATATGAGGGAATTACACCAAAGCAATTCTTGAATAGAACAACCCAAAGAGATTTTGATGAAAATTTTCTTCTGGACAAAGAACTCTATTGA
- a CDS encoding Rrf2 family transcriptional regulator produces MHLKISTDYAVRIVLYLAKKRQLVQSKELSEQLHIPQGYVLKVASILKEAQILEAVTGIDGGFRLVKHPRDIPIYDVIRAMETTMQINRCLEKDRYCSRDAGSFCQVRHFYEKIQSYLDHMLLSTSIQELLEME; encoded by the coding sequence ATGCATTTAAAAATATCGACCGATTATGCAGTACGAATCGTTCTCTATCTTGCGAAAAAAAGGCAGCTTGTTCAGTCAAAGGAATTATCGGAACAGCTGCATATTCCACAGGGCTATGTTTTAAAAGTTGCCAGTATCTTGAAAGAAGCACAGATCCTGGAAGCAGTTACTGGTATCGATGGCGGTTTTCGACTCGTAAAGCATCCAAGAGACATCCCCATCTATGATGTGATTCGAGCAATGGAGACGACCATGCAGATCAACCGGTGCCTTGAAAAAGACCGCTACTGCAGTCGAGATGCCGGTTCCTTTTGCCAGGTCCGTCATTTTTATGAAAAGATACAGTCGTATCTGGATCACATGCTGCTATCAACAAGCATACAGGAGCTTCTAGAAATGGAATGA
- a CDS encoding chromosome partitioning protein ParB: protein MTKSPVYDIRAVPVEKIHPNDYNPNAVAPPEMKLLYDSIKADGYTMPIVCYYDKPNDEYIIVDGFHRYRIMKEYPDIYKREQGLLPVSVIDKPLDQRMASTIRHNRARGSHDVDLMSNIVKELHEFGRSDTWIAKLGMDRDEILRLKQITGLAALFKEVDFGESWEPIEDLPFESDNMEK from the coding sequence ATGACAAAAAGTCCCGTATATGACATACGAGCCGTACCTGTTGAAAAGATTCATCCCAATGATTACAACCCCAATGCAGTAGCACCACCGGAAATGAAACTTCTCTATGACAGTATCAAAGCAGACGGCTATACGATGCCGATTGTATGTTATTATGATAAACCAAACGATGAGTATATCATAGTGGATGGCTTTCATAGATACCGGATCATGAAAGAATATCCAGATATCTATAAGCGGGAACAGGGTCTATTGCCTGTTTCTGTGATCGATAAACCATTAGATCAGAGAATGGCGAGCACCATCCGTCATAACCGTGCAAGAGGTAGTCATGATGTAGATTTAATGAGCAATATCGTCAAAGAACTGCATGAATTCGGACGCTCAGATACATGGATCGCAAAACTTGGAATGGATCGAGATGAGATATTACGTTTGAAACAGATTACTGGGTTGGCTGCTTTATTCAAGGAAGTTGACTTTGGAGAATCCTGGGAACCGATAGAAGATCTTCCTTTTGAATCAGACAATATGGAGAAATAA
- a CDS encoding IS256 family transposase, producing the protein MNTSFISTKQIKDLVNEQKFTSTQDIMECMKGMFADVLEQTLQAEIDQHLGYDRAERTTCEGKKNYRNGSVKRTMKTQLGEVDVNVPRDRNGEFEPQIIGKYQRNADGIEKRILSLYATGMSTRDIRDQIKGLYDVEISEGLVSKISERILPEVTEWQNRPLEAFYPFIFMDAIHYKIREDHQVVTKVAYVVLGINNEGMKEVLGLWVGASESAKYWMGVLNELKSRGVKDVSLFCVDSLTGFREIIGAVYPKARIQRCIIHQIRNSTRFVSYKHIKEFMRDLKTVYQANTEEQALNQLAIFKDKWGKQYPTAVRSWEENWDILSTYYDYPVEIRKIIYTTNAIEGLNRQFRKVTKTKTVFPNDDSLRKMLYLAIQNLSSKWTQRCRNWDMIQNQLAIMEAVEA; encoded by the coding sequence ATGAACACATCTTTTATTTCGACAAAGCAGATCAAGGACCTTGTGAATGAACAAAAGTTTACATCAACACAGGACATTATGGAGTGCATGAAAGGCATGTTTGCGGATGTATTAGAACAGACCTTACAGGCTGAAATTGATCAGCATTTAGGCTATGATCGCGCTGAAAGAACGACATGTGAAGGCAAGAAAAACTATCGCAACGGATCTGTAAAACGCACAATGAAAACACAGTTAGGTGAAGTGGATGTGAATGTACCACGTGATCGTAACGGTGAATTTGAACCTCAGATTATTGGAAAATATCAGAGAAATGCCGATGGCATTGAGAAACGCATCCTTTCCTTGTATGCTACTGGAATGTCCACAAGAGATATCAGAGACCAGATCAAAGGACTGTACGATGTAGAGATTTCAGAAGGACTGGTAAGCAAGATCAGCGAGCGCATTCTGCCCGAAGTAACAGAATGGCAAAACAGACCCTTAGAAGCCTTCTATCCATTCATATTTATGGATGCGATCCATTATAAAATCAGAGAAGATCATCAGGTCGTGACTAAGGTTGCATACGTTGTTTTGGGCATCAATAACGAAGGAATGAAGGAAGTTTTAGGATTATGGGTAGGAGCCAGTGAATCTGCGAAATACTGGATGGGAGTGCTGAATGAGTTGAAAAGCAGAGGGGTTAAGGATGTTTCCTTATTCTGCGTAGATAGTCTTACAGGCTTCAGAGAAATTATAGGAGCTGTCTATCCAAAGGCACGTATTCAGCGTTGTATTATCCATCAAATTCGCAACAGCACACGCTTCGTGAGTTATAAGCATATCAAGGAGTTCATGAGAGATTTAAAAACTGTTTACCAAGCAAATACAGAGGAACAGGCACTGAATCAGTTAGCAATTTTCAAGGATAAATGGGGCAAGCAATATCCAACCGCAGTACGTAGCTGGGAAGAGAATTGGGATATACTAAGCACATACTATGATTATCCAGTTGAAATCCGCAAAATCATTTACACGACAAATGCGATTGAAGGATTGAACAGACAGTTCAGAAAAGTCACGAAAACAAAGACGGTTTTCCCAAATGATGACAGTTTGAGAAAGATGCTTTACTTGGCTATTCAGAACCTCAGCAGCAAATGGACACAGAGATGTCGAAACTGGGATATGATTCAAAATCAACTTGCCATTATGGAAGCAGTAGAAGCATAA
- a CDS encoding transposase gives MLSIDGIGPNLASRILAEIGDIK, from the coding sequence ATTTTAAGCATAGATGGAATCGGTCCTAACCTGGCATCTAGAATATTGGCAGAAATAGGTGATATAAAGTGA